In Lentibacillus amyloliquefaciens, one DNA window encodes the following:
- a CDS encoding response regulator transcription factor, with amino-acid sequence MQQTILVVEDDQMIRHLIRLHLEKNKYDVIEAGDGEEAKELFWEHHPCLIVLDLMLPKMSGEEFCHWVREQERNEVSVIMLSAKARIDDKIAGLRMGADDYVTKPFDPDELMAHVEAVLRRTGQFCQKIVHGGLCIKPRKGEVLLYDNQVKLTKHEFNLLYYFMQNPNIVLNREQLIEQLYPYADNTVLDRTIDAHIKKLREKIEADSSKPERIHTVRGMGYKFVTA; translated from the coding sequence ATGCAACAGACGATATTAGTGGTGGAAGATGATCAGATGATACGTCATCTGATTCGTCTGCATCTGGAAAAAAATAAATATGACGTCATTGAGGCAGGTGATGGCGAAGAGGCTAAGGAACTTTTTTGGGAACATCACCCATGTCTCATAGTCCTTGATTTGATGCTGCCGAAAATGAGCGGTGAAGAATTCTGCCACTGGGTCCGCGAGCAGGAGCGGAATGAGGTCTCGGTCATCATGCTGTCAGCAAAAGCCCGGATTGATGATAAGATTGCGGGTTTGAGAATGGGGGCGGATGATTATGTCACCAAGCCGTTTGATCCGGACGAGCTTATGGCACATGTGGAGGCAGTTCTGAGAAGAACAGGTCAGTTTTGTCAGAAAATCGTCCATGGCGGCCTTTGCATCAAACCGCGAAAAGGTGAAGTGCTTCTTTATGATAATCAGGTTAAATTAACAAAACATGAATTTAATCTTCTTTATTATTTTATGCAAAACCCGAACATTGTGCTGAATCGTGAACAATTGATTGAGCAGCTTTATCCGTATGCAGATAACACGGTACTGGACAGGACGATTGATGCGCATATTAAAAAGCTCCGTGAAAAAATCGAGGCGGATTCCTCCAAGCCGGAACGCATCCATACAGTCCGGGGAATGGGGTATAAGTTTGTCACTGCGTAA
- a CDS encoding GNAT family N-acetyltransferase, whose product MADIKKGDHKFYIGDEQDPKAEITYQDIDANTLNVDHTYVSEELRGEGIGGKLVEKMVNFAQDEGKKIDPTCPYAKKKIEETSAYRDVLA is encoded by the coding sequence ATGGCAGATATCAAAAAAGGTGACCATAAGTTCTATATTGGAGACGAACAGGATCCAAAAGCGGAGATCACGTACCAGGATATTGACGCCAACACATTGAACGTTGATCACACGTATGTGTCCGAAGAGCTTCGTGGTGAAGGAATCGGTGGCAAACTCGTTGAAAAAATGGTGAACTTTGCACAGGATGAAGGGAAGAAAATCGATCCGACCTGTCCATACGCCAAGAAGAAAATAGAGGAAACATCTGCATACAGGGATGTACTCGCTTAA
- a CDS encoding redoxin domain-containing protein: MKKIAVIVVLTGMFAWAVYDLAISSDNTETAQDTQTAEESEFTVEEGSLNKDEDGGTANDESSESGNPEDSTDDSGENADSDTVGLEVGNIAPDFQLETLDGEQVALSDYRGRRVMVNFWATWCPPCRAEMPDMQSFYEDKDVEILAINLTGTESSREGVTDFTNEFGLTFPILMDEDTQVANEYQIQPIPSSFMIDSNGRIQYKALGAMNYEMMVQQFEMMQ, translated from the coding sequence GTGAAAAAAATAGCTGTAATCGTTGTATTGACGGGTATGTTTGCATGGGCTGTTTATGACCTGGCCATAAGTTCGGATAACACAGAGACTGCGCAAGACACGCAGACAGCCGAAGAGAGTGAGTTTACGGTTGAGGAAGGTTCATTAAATAAGGATGAAGACGGCGGTACAGCAAATGATGAGTCGTCAGAAAGTGGTAACCCTGAAGACAGCACTGATGATTCTGGTGAAAATGCCGATTCAGACACAGTCGGCTTAGAGGTCGGTAATATAGCGCCTGACTTTCAGCTGGAAACGTTGGACGGGGAGCAAGTTGCATTATCCGATTATCGCGGCCGGCGGGTGATGGTGAATTTCTGGGCAACCTGGTGTCCGCCATGCCGTGCCGAGATGCCTGACATGCAATCGTTTTACGAGGATAAGGATGTAGAAATCCTGGCGATCAATCTTACTGGTACAGAAAGCAGTCGCGAAGGTGTAACAGACTTCACGAATGAATTTGGACTGACGTTCCCTATATTAATGGATGAAGACACACAGGTAGCCAATGAATATCAGATACAGCCAATTCCTTCATCGTTTATGATTGATTCTAATGGACGTATTCAATATAAAGCTTTAGGTGCGATGAATTATGAGATGATGGTCCAGCAATTTGAAATGATGCAATAA
- a CDS encoding sensor histidine kinase, with amino-acid sequence MSLRKWIQSLFPNGFLWRLSFLNIVVVASAIVLSGLAIYNTACFLVDAMGNLNDSQQTQFNAILFNYLLIFSGITIVGGSLLHFYLTRKLIKPVRSLIVSAKQLKKGEYPELVEATTRDEVGELALHFNGLVKQLKTNDEHRQKLISDLSHELRTPLTNLNGYLQALEHGDIDGSQELYKSLHGESKRLTSMLEQLEQLKEWDYAASRAYVQYTEADMADLISQCTDMFSWRLEQENIPITVDAESSELSVHIAGVQQVISNLLENAIQYYTGSGAIKIWGELQKSSYCVSVSGPSEFIPEDEAEHIFQRFYRLDQSRNRASGGSGLGLSIAREIVENHGGRIGLTSGGSYNTFWFEIPL; translated from the coding sequence TTGTCACTGCGTAAATGGATACAATCGTTGTTTCCGAATGGATTTCTGTGGCGTTTATCATTTTTAAACATTGTGGTTGTTGCTTCAGCGATCGTCCTCAGCGGCCTGGCGATTTATAACACAGCCTGTTTTTTAGTTGATGCGATGGGAAATTTGAATGACTCGCAGCAAACACAATTCAATGCTATCTTGTTTAATTATTTATTGATTTTTTCTGGTATAACAATCGTTGGTGGCAGTTTGCTTCATTTTTATCTGACCAGAAAATTAATTAAACCGGTCAGAAGTTTAATCGTATCTGCCAAACAGCTAAAAAAAGGCGAATACCCGGAACTTGTTGAAGCGACAACAAGGGATGAAGTGGGCGAGCTTGCTTTACATTTTAATGGGTTGGTTAAGCAACTCAAGACGAATGATGAGCATCGCCAAAAGCTGATCTCAGACTTATCCCATGAATTGCGTACACCTCTGACTAATTTAAATGGTTACCTCCAAGCACTGGAACACGGTGATATCGACGGAAGCCAGGAATTGTACAAGTCATTGCATGGTGAATCCAAACGGCTAACGTCAATGCTGGAGCAGCTGGAGCAGCTGAAGGAATGGGATTATGCCGCTTCCAGAGCTTATGTACAGTATACAGAAGCTGACATGGCGGATTTGATTAGTCAGTGTACGGATATGTTCAGCTGGCGGCTGGAACAGGAAAACATTCCAATTACTGTTGATGCTGAATCATCTGAGTTATCGGTTCATATTGCGGGTGTGCAGCAAGTAATCAGTAACTTATTGGAGAATGCCATCCAATATTATACCGGCAGCGGTGCGATAAAGATTTGGGGAGAATTGCAGAAATCATCATATTGCGTCTCGGTCAGCGGTCCAAGTGAATTCATCCCTGAAGATGAAGCGGAGCATATATTTCAGCGATTTTACCGTTTGGATCAATCCAGAAACAGAGCCTCAGGCGGAAGCGGTCTTGGTCTCTCCATTGCCAGGGAGATTGTCGAAAATCATGGCGGGAGAATCGGACTGACGTCTGGAGGCTCTTATAATACATTCTGGTTTGAGATTCCGTTGTAG
- a CDS encoding P1 family peptidase: MKLQKGLNNCITDITDVKVGHVTLYEKVNHQDTICTGVTAILPHSGSLFRKKVRAASSVINGFGKTAGLVQLDELGLLESPIMLTNTFSVAPVMQGTLQYMLDENPEVGDTASSLNIVVGECNDSYLNSMRLQAVKPGHAIQAIDRASDGPAWEGAVGAGKGMVSFGHKGGIGTASRTVKGYTVGCLVLTNFGKREDALFADFSKRNMNTPDGSIMMIIATDAPLYDRQLKRLANRTAAGLGRTGSIIGHGSGDIAISFSTADLYAHDSDSHVEKSAFIRDDHPVMNGLFQAVIESTEEAVINSLRKAETTKGRKGRVVETAPLD, from the coding sequence ATGAAACTACAAAAAGGATTGAATAACTGCATTACGGATATAACCGATGTCAAAGTCGGGCATGTCACACTATATGAAAAGGTCAATCATCAGGATACCATTTGTACCGGCGTGACCGCTATTTTACCGCACTCGGGAAGTCTTTTTCGTAAAAAGGTGCGTGCGGCAAGCTCAGTCATTAACGGTTTCGGAAAGACAGCCGGACTTGTGCAGCTTGATGAATTGGGGCTCTTGGAATCACCTATCATGCTGACCAATACATTCAGTGTTGCCCCCGTCATGCAGGGGACTTTACAATATATGCTTGATGAAAACCCGGAGGTCGGTGATACAGCGAGTTCCCTCAATATTGTCGTCGGCGAGTGCAATGACAGTTATTTGAATTCAATGCGTCTACAGGCGGTCAAACCTGGACATGCTATACAAGCAATTGACCGGGCTTCTGATGGGCCTGCCTGGGAAGGAGCAGTCGGTGCAGGCAAAGGGATGGTCAGCTTTGGCCATAAAGGCGGGATCGGAACGGCTTCCCGTACAGTCAAGGGCTATACAGTCGGCTGTCTGGTGCTCACTAATTTCGGCAAACGGGAAGATGCACTGTTCGCCGATTTTAGCAAACGAAATATGAATACACCGGACGGGTCGATTATGATGATCATTGCAACCGATGCACCGCTTTACGACCGGCAGTTAAAACGTCTTGCCAATCGTACTGCAGCCGGACTGGGCAGAACCGGCAGTATCATTGGACATGGGAGCGGTGATATTGCGATTTCCTTCTCCACAGCTGATTTGTATGCTCATGACAGTGATTCGCACGTGGAAAAATCGGCCTTTATCCGTGACGATCACCCGGTTATGAACGGGCTTTTCCAGGCCGTCATCGAATCAACAGAAGAAGCGGTTATCAACTCACTAAGAAAAGCAGAAACAACCAAAGGACGGAAAGGAAGGGTGGTGGAAACAGCACCGCTGGATTGA
- the cyoE gene encoding heme o synthase, which produces MRRQIVTSSNIKNAGYASDKGKESSLVADLKSLFKFPVLIANAVPVFAGFWLAIYFTEASFASNFDTFLLTIIGSTLVMAGALVFNNWYDVDIDTVMDRTKSRPTVTGNISLQTVLGIAVAASVLGLLLLSFTTLEAVLYAFIGWFTYVVFYTIWSKRRYTLNTVIGSVSGAVTPLIGWAAMESASHIVPIILALIIFLWQMPHTFAIAIRKYDEYKAANVKMLPVIHGMEITKRQMVVYIACLLPLPFYLFSLGTVFVVIATLLNIAYLALAISGLFSADTRKWADKMFMVSVNYLMVIFVAAIVVTLPWFS; this is translated from the coding sequence ATGAGAAGGCAAATTGTCACCTCATCAAATATAAAAAATGCCGGGTACGCATCAGACAAAGGAAAAGAATCATCGTTAGTGGCGGACCTGAAGTCACTTTTCAAATTCCCTGTACTGATTGCCAATGCTGTGCCGGTTTTTGCCGGGTTCTGGCTTGCCATATATTTTACTGAGGCTTCGTTTGCATCTAATTTTGATACATTTTTACTGACCATTATCGGCAGCACACTGGTGATGGCCGGTGCACTTGTGTTCAATAACTGGTACGATGTCGATATTGATACCGTCATGGACAGGACGAAATCAAGGCCGACAGTGACAGGCAATATTTCCCTTCAAACAGTCCTTGGCATTGCTGTGGCAGCAAGTGTCTTGGGGCTGCTGCTGTTGTCCTTCACGACACTTGAAGCAGTCCTGTATGCCTTTATCGGCTGGTTCACTTACGTTGTGTTTTATACCATTTGGTCAAAACGCCGGTATACGCTGAACACAGTGATTGGGAGTGTTTCAGGCGCAGTGACGCCACTGATAGGCTGGGCTGCGATGGAATCTGCTTCACATATTGTTCCAATCATTTTGGCCCTCATAATTTTCCTTTGGCAAATGCCACATACGTTTGCGATTGCCATCCGGAAATATGATGAGTACAAAGCCGCCAATGTTAAGATGCTGCCGGTAATACATGGCATGGAAATAACAAAACGCCAGATGGTTGTTTATATTGCATGTCTCTTGCCGCTTCCATTTTATTTATTTTCACTTGGCACAGTTTTTGTGGTTATTGCCACATTGCTTAATATTGCCTATCTCGCTCTGGCCATTAGCGGTCTTTTTTCTGCAGATACCCGTAAATGGGCGGATAAAATGTTCATGGTATCTGTTAATTATTTGATGGTTATTTTTGTGGCGGCAATTGTTGTTACATTGCCATGGTTCTCATGA
- the rhaB gene encoding rhamnulokinase yields the protein MLECSLAVDIGASSGKMLVGYIKNGKLRLQEVHRFENRLIKRDKHFCWDLQSLFSEIVTGIHASRDQGFVPQSIGIDTWAVDFVLLGENDELLTDAVSYRDPRTDGMMEEVFQQISKERLYLETGIQFQKFNTIYQLYYLKKNHPEILDKAKSFLMIPDYLNYLLTGNKTNEYTNATSTQLVNAFTKKWDRELLDQLGINKEMFQEILPPKSTLGNLKPELSREFGFDMKVLLPATHDTGSAVVSVPESNDTIYISSGTWSLIGVENNFPICVTKALDYNFTNEGGIDYRFRFLKNIMGLWMIQEVKRNYHNRYTFADFAEMADQVDDFHSTVNVDDDRFLKPKNMIEEIQKYCRETNQTVPETSGEVAKCVFDSLSVSYQTAIDQIEEVYEKEFKKINVIGGGSQNEMLNQLIADTTQKEVIAGPFEATAIGNLASQLISLGEIENLNEARQIVKNSFEMKVFRSKNKTEGLK from the coding sequence ATGCTTGAATGCAGCTTGGCGGTGGACATTGGAGCTTCAAGTGGAAAAATGCTTGTAGGCTATATAAAAAATGGAAAATTAAGATTACAAGAAGTTCATCGTTTTGAAAATCGGCTAATCAAAAGGGATAAGCATTTTTGCTGGGATTTGCAATCATTGTTTTCCGAAATAGTGACAGGCATACATGCAAGTCGAGATCAAGGTTTCGTACCACAAAGTATAGGCATAGATACATGGGCTGTTGATTTTGTTCTGTTGGGTGAAAATGATGAGTTGCTGACTGATGCTGTATCTTATCGGGATCCGAGAACAGATGGCATGATGGAAGAAGTTTTTCAACAGATTAGCAAAGAACGGTTATACCTGGAAACAGGAATTCAATTTCAAAAGTTTAATACAATCTATCAGTTGTATTATCTTAAAAAGAATCATCCGGAAATACTTGATAAAGCAAAATCATTTTTAATGATACCGGATTATTTAAATTATTTATTAACAGGGAATAAAACAAATGAATATACCAATGCAACTTCTACGCAACTTGTGAATGCTTTTACGAAGAAGTGGGATAGGGAATTGCTAGATCAATTGGGAATCAATAAAGAAATGTTTCAGGAAATTCTGCCACCTAAATCAACATTAGGGAATCTTAAACCGGAATTATCCAGGGAGTTTGGTTTTGATATGAAAGTGCTGCTGCCAGCCACACATGACACTGGCTCAGCTGTAGTATCCGTGCCGGAATCTAATGATACGATTTATATTAGCTCAGGCACTTGGTCTTTAATTGGTGTAGAAAATAATTTCCCAATTTGTGTCACGAAAGCGCTAGATTATAATTTCACAAATGAAGGTGGTATTGATTATCGCTTTCGTTTCTTAAAAAATATTATGGGGCTTTGGATGATACAGGAAGTAAAGAGAAATTATCATAATCGCTATACTTTCGCTGATTTTGCAGAAATGGCTGACCAGGTAGACGATTTTCATTCAACTGTTAATGTCGATGATGATAGATTTCTTAAACCAAAAAATATGATTGAAGAGATTCAAAAGTATTGTAGAGAAACGAATCAAACTGTTCCGGAGACTTCGGGCGAAGTAGCAAAATGTGTTTTTGACAGTTTATCTGTAAGTTATCAGACAGCAATTGATCAAATTGAAGAGGTTTATGAAAAGGAATTCAAAAAGATAAATGTAATTGGTGGTGGGTCGCAAAACGAAATGTTAAACCAATTAATTGCCGATACCACCCAAAAAGAAGTAATAGCAGGACCATTTGAAGCTACTGCTATAGGAAATCTTGCTTCCCAACTGATTAGTTTGGGAGAAATAGAAAATTTAAATGAAGCCAGACAAATCGTTAAGAACTCTTTTGAAATGAAGGTATTTAGAAGTAAAAACAAAACGGAGGGATTAAAATGA
- a CDS encoding cytochrome c biogenesis CcdA family protein encodes MTAAADLTIWLALGAGILSFLSPCTLPIFPAYLSYITGMSVKELKENKDIKIRTKLLLHSTFFLLGVSTVFIGLGVGVSFLGEWIQGMLTGESGLFIQRIAGIFIVAMGLFVAGWLNIPSFMKEKRMQFANKPAGYFGTIFVGMGFAAGWTPCIGPIFASILVVAASNPTQGTIYTIMYVIGFALPFLVLTFFLGSTRFIVRYSQKILKAGGAVMVLMGIFLFTGQMTRISTFLLKAVEGTWFSNLG; translated from the coding sequence ATGACTGCAGCTGCAGATTTAACAATTTGGCTGGCGTTGGGTGCAGGAATTCTTTCATTCCTGTCCCCATGTACATTGCCGATTTTTCCGGCGTATCTATCTTATATAACCGGAATGAGTGTGAAAGAGCTTAAGGAAAATAAAGACATCAAAATTCGCACGAAGCTTTTGCTTCATTCCACATTTTTTCTATTAGGGGTCTCGACTGTCTTTATTGGACTGGGTGTCGGCGTTTCCTTTTTAGGCGAATGGATTCAAGGAATGCTGACAGGCGAATCAGGTCTGTTCATTCAGCGGATTGCCGGTATTTTTATAGTGGCGATGGGACTTTTTGTAGCAGGGTGGCTCAATATCCCATCATTTATGAAAGAAAAACGGATGCAGTTTGCGAATAAGCCCGCCGGCTATTTTGGTACGATTTTCGTCGGGATGGGATTTGCGGCAGGATGGACGCCATGTATCGGACCAATTTTCGCTTCAATACTGGTTGTCGCAGCAAGCAATCCCACGCAAGGAACGATTTATACCATCATGTATGTCATCGGATTTGCGCTTCCGTTTCTCGTATTGACATTTTTCCTCGGGTCGACACGCTTCATTGTTCGGTATAGTCAAAAAATCCTGAAAGCAGGCGGCGCTGTTATGGTCCTAATGGGGATTTTCCTGTTCACGGGGCAAATGACGCGTATATCGACTTTTCTATTAAAAGCAGTCGAAGGTACATGGTTTTCCAATCTGGGATAA
- a CDS encoding GNAT family N-acetyltransferase → MKKPTFHNIETIGQIIEENERYRHYHYPEMLIRYDSNFIDYKQMPSPAEFKQAETFLKEFHQKHNQTHLKFEFPENEKPGPGLLKYLGDNDYDVGFTELYAIQPKDFPAIPDSTDIQVKEVVQSNLADFISLQYENDKQNGETFANEKVKLNKKQFNDDGNMKVLAYYQGEPAGTMNVILSDDFVEIDDLAVKESIQRKGIGGQLQQFIMDMFHSRTIILVADGEDTAREMYQRQNYQYLGFKYEALRID, encoded by the coding sequence ATGAAGAAACCAACATTTCATAACATCGAAACTATCGGACAGATTATAGAAGAGAATGAACGTTATAGACACTACCATTACCCGGAAATGCTGATCAGGTATGACAGTAATTTTATTGATTATAAACAAATGCCCTCGCCGGCTGAATTCAAACAGGCTGAGACGTTTTTAAAAGAATTTCATCAGAAGCACAACCAGACCCATTTGAAATTTGAATTCCCGGAAAATGAAAAACCAGGTCCGGGACTTTTGAAATACCTTGGCGACAATGATTATGATGTCGGATTCACGGAATTATACGCCATCCAGCCAAAAGATTTTCCTGCTATCCCGGACAGCACAGATATCCAGGTTAAAGAAGTGGTACAAAGCAATTTAGCAGACTTCATCAGCCTGCAGTATGAAAATGATAAACAGAACGGGGAGACCTTTGCCAATGAAAAGGTTAAGCTGAATAAGAAGCAGTTTAACGATGATGGGAATATGAAGGTGCTCGCTTATTATCAGGGCGAACCTGCCGGGACGATGAATGTGATTCTCTCTGATGACTTCGTGGAAATTGATGATCTTGCAGTAAAGGAATCTATACAGCGAAAAGGCATCGGCGGGCAACTACAGCAATTTATCATGGACATGTTTCATAGCCGGACAATTATCCTGGTTGCTGACGGTGAGGATACGGCAAGGGAAATGTACCAGCGGCAGAATTACCAGTACCTGGGTTTTAAATATGAGGCACTGAGAATTGATTAG
- the rhaM gene encoding L-rhamnose mutarotase, protein MIRKAFVMTVYPDKHEEYEKRHNDIWPEMVEELRKHGASNYSIFLDKHTSQLFGYIEVADEETWRKMDSTEINQKWWAFMEPVMETHSDNSPVSRGLKEVFHMD, encoded by the coding sequence ATGATAAGAAAGGCTTTTGTAATGACAGTCTATCCGGATAAACACGAAGAATATGAAAAAAGACATAATGACATTTGGCCTGAAATGGTAGAAGAGCTGCGAAAGCATGGTGCAAGTAATTATTCTATCTTTTTAGACAAACATACCAGTCAACTATTCGGTTATATAGAAGTTGCAGATGAGGAAACCTGGCGTAAAATGGATTCAACTGAAATAAACCAAAAATGGTGGGCTTTTATGGAACCTGTAATGGAAACGCATTCAGATAACAGTCCAGTATCAAGGGGTTTAAAAGAAGTATTTCATATGGATTAG
- a CDS encoding transporter yields MQKVAKITYESIMILLVMLTIITIWSDDAYNSTISWIVWAVFFADFIVRFTMSDSKWDFIKQNPFLIIAIIPFDQFFQMARIVRVIYLFRIKTITKYYVLPFVEKLTFQSKSLILSIILLFLFAEAILIWIIENSAETYFEALFVILGYLFFFGHRLFEIDQSISVWTLTVVSVLGIAIQGLALQWVFNKIEVMYKRFKSRHKTDSDERREAKN; encoded by the coding sequence ATGCAAAAAGTGGCAAAAATCACTTACGAAAGCATCATGATTTTACTCGTGATGCTGACAATTATAACCATTTGGTCTGATGATGCTTACAACTCGACTATCAGCTGGATTGTCTGGGCTGTGTTTTTTGCTGATTTCATCGTGCGTTTCACTATGTCGGATTCAAAATGGGATTTTATTAAACAAAACCCGTTTCTAATCATTGCTATTATTCCATTTGATCAATTCTTTCAGATGGCCAGAATTGTACGGGTTATCTATTTATTCCGGATAAAAACAATTACAAAATATTATGTCTTGCCCTTCGTCGAAAAGCTGACATTCCAATCGAAGTCGCTGATCCTGTCTATTATCCTGCTGTTCTTGTTTGCAGAAGCCATTCTTATCTGGATAATTGAAAATTCGGCTGAAACCTATTTTGAGGCATTATTCGTGATCCTTGGCTATTTATTCTTTTTCGGTCATAGGCTTTTTGAAATTGACCAGTCCATTTCGGTCTGGACCCTCACAGTCGTTTCAGTCCTCGGTATTGCCATTCAAGGACTCGCGCTGCAGTGGGTGTTTAATAAAATCGAAGTCATGTATAAACGTTTTAAAAGCCGGCACAAAACTGATTCGGATGAACGGCGGGAAGCCAAAAATTAA
- a CDS encoding MFS transporter → MGKRRKFGPKNVTGWKATVAIAMANYIEAGSIIAAASSLTLWQAFLGLDSFAVGLLGAVSANALGAAIGALIGGPITDKYGRSTVFKYDLLVYMVGILLMALSVNFSMLLIGTIITGVAVGAGVPVSWTFIAEESPEDKRAAHVGTAQLAWSIGPMITFFLAVAVAPLGLLGSRLIFLHLFIIAFVTWYIRQGMSESKVWEKEKEEEQKNLMLGKEKRNSVKELFTFAVNRKALFLLVGIYLFWNLVSGAMGYFMPYIYENVGGLSNSQANLLQGFLWMFTVLGTFFGFMKYGDRLSRRFLFGLGAIMGIVAWVILTFMPMTWTSLVLFVVLWGSAAGIGAQAFYALWTSELFPTRYRASAQGLMYFAVRTGIAIWSLILPTLMATLGFKTAGIVMIIFLVIHAVIGIVLAPATQGKTLEQIERERYGDTESEDNGMVER, encoded by the coding sequence ATGGGAAAGCGCAGAAAGTTTGGGCCAAAGAATGTAACAGGATGGAAAGCAACTGTTGCTATAGCGATGGCAAATTATATTGAGGCTGGATCTATTATTGCCGCTGCCAGCAGTTTAACTTTATGGCAGGCATTTTTAGGTTTAGATAGTTTTGCGGTAGGGCTTTTAGGTGCTGTTAGTGCAAACGCTTTAGGTGCTGCTATTGGCGCATTAATTGGCGGCCCAATAACTGATAAATATGGAAGGTCAACGGTTTTTAAGTATGATTTATTAGTTTATATGGTTGGTATTCTATTGATGGCACTTTCAGTTAATTTTTCTATGTTATTGATTGGTACTATTATTACTGGTGTGGCAGTAGGAGCAGGTGTGCCAGTATCTTGGACGTTTATTGCAGAAGAATCTCCTGAGGATAAGCGTGCAGCCCATGTTGGTACAGCACAATTGGCTTGGTCTATAGGCCCAATGATAACATTTTTCCTTGCAGTAGCAGTGGCGCCTTTGGGGTTACTTGGCTCTAGGCTAATCTTTTTACATTTATTCATTATCGCCTTTGTTACATGGTATATAAGACAAGGAATGAGCGAGTCGAAAGTATGGGAAAAAGAAAAAGAAGAAGAACAAAAAAACCTTATGCTGGGAAAAGAGAAGCGAAATTCTGTTAAAGAACTTTTCACTTTCGCTGTAAATCGTAAAGCCCTGTTTTTGCTTGTGGGAATTTACTTATTCTGGAATTTAGTTTCCGGAGCAATGGGTTATTTTATGCCTTATATTTATGAGAATGTGGGAGGTTTAAGTAATTCTCAAGCAAACTTATTGCAAGGATTTTTATGGATGTTTACTGTTTTAGGCACATTCTTCGGGTTTATGAAGTATGGTGACAGGTTAAGCCGAAGATTCCTATTCGGCCTTGGTGCGATAATGGGTATTGTAGCGTGGGTTATCCTCACGTTTATGCCGATGACATGGACATCACTGGTTTTATTTGTTGTCTTATGGGGCTCTGCAGCCGGTATTGGTGCACAAGCATTCTACGCATTATGGACAAGCGAATTGTTCCCGACCCGCTATCGGGCAAGTGCTCAAGGGCTTATGTATTTTGCCGTAAGGACCGGCATTGCTATTTGGTCTTTGATATTACCAACACTTATGGCTACATTGGGCTTTAAAACTGCCGGGATAGTTATGATAATCTTCTTGGTAATACATGCCGTAATTGGAATCGTACTGGCACCGGCAACGCAAGGAAAGACATTAGAGCAAATTGAAAGAGAACGTTATGGAGACACCGAATCAGAGGATAACGGAATGGTAGAAAGATAG